The sequence below is a genomic window from Fuerstiella sp..
AACGCTGACAACCGGGGCTGTTGTGCCCGCTGACAGCTCATCCAGGTGACCTCGTCGGAGCTGTTTGACTTCGGATCCAATCCGTTTGGCCATATTCTCTGTTTTTGTCAGGACATTGCGGTTTTCCTGAACCATTGCTTCATTGACCGCACCCACGTAGTCGGACAGTTGCACATTGAGTTGATTAAGCTCACGACGCTGTTTTTCGCTGAATCGATGCCCGTTTTGACGCAGCTTTCGATCAAACTTGTCCAGATCCACAATGTAGTCACTGATCGACTCATATTCATCGGCCATTCGTAGCTGGCCACGAGCTTCGTCAGCGACAGTATGTGGAATATTGGCCGACAGCAGGTTGGTGACGAATTCGGTCACTTCATCCTGAATTGAATCGAGTACCTGTTCCCGGTGACGGAGTCGATCCGCCATGGCCTTGTCCGGATTATTTTGCTGCCGCAGTTCGTGCAGCCATTCGAGCATGCGGCTGCATCCGGTTCCCATCTTCTCAATCTCACGTCGCGATTGCTCAATCGCCAGCAGTGGAGTTTCCAGCATACGAATATCGAGATCTGTGAGGCGTGGTTTTTCCTTGAATTCTTTTGCCGGAACAATCCAGGTCAGCAGTTTCACCAGCATCGGAGCAATCGGCAGGAACAGGATTGTATTTGCGACATTAAATACGGTGTGAGTTGCAGCAATCGCGGCTGTACGATTCGGGTAAGTGGCATCGCCGTCTTTGAGAATCAGTTCGTTCACATCAACATCGATCATTGTCTGAATCAATTGAATGTACCACTGGAAGATGAATGTGATCCACAGGACGCCGATCAGGTTAAAAATTACGTGAAAGTAGGCCGCACGACGTGCATTTGTCGTTGCGCCGAGTGACGCCAGCAGGGCCGTAATTGTTGTACCGATGTTCTCACCTAGCACCAGTGCAGCCGCTGTTTCGTAAGAGATGACTCCCTGTGTTGCCAGTGAGATGGTAATCGCAAGTGTGGCAGAGGAAGATTGCACCAGCGTTGTGAGCACACATCCGGCAAAGGCACACTGCAGGACTCCGAAGTAACTGTCGGCCTGAAACCTCTGGAACCAGCTCTTGAAGTCCGGGGTGTCCCTGATAATTGTGCAGGCCTCCTTCATGAGTTCCAGGCCAAAGAACACCATTCCCACGCCCATCAGGGCCATTGCCCAGTAGCGCCAGCGATCACTTTTTGCAAACAGATTTACGAAGGCTGAAGCACCAAGAATCGGCAAACCGTATTTGCCGATTTTCAGGACAAGAATCCACCCGGTGATCGTGGTTCCGATATTGGCACCCATGATGACCCCCACGGCCTGGGTCAGCTGCATCAGTCCACTGTTGACGAACCCGACCACCATCACGGTTGTGATCGAACTGGACTGAACCACACATGTCACAATCACGCCCACAATCGTGGCCATAATACGGTTGTTCGTTACGGCACTGATCATGCGTCGCAGGCTGGCACCTGCCACAGCCTGCATCCCATCGGACATGTTTTTCATGCCAAGCAGAAACAGTCCCAGCCCGCCGACCAGTTCACAGGTCAACTGGAACAGGTGCGTGATGTCCATGGAATTGACGACGGTGCACCTCCGAAATGTGTTAAGAAAATGTTAGGATATGTTAAGGCGGGGATTGTGTCGGGAGATGGGCTGAGTTGCAATCCGGGCTGCTCACACTCTGGAAAGATGGGAGGATTCAGATGTCGAATGAATTTAGGGCACCTGTCCGCGCAACCCGCCGGAGCTTTTCAGCGTCTGACGCGACCTGGGTTTAGCAATACTGTGTTCGGAAAATGAGCGATGGTGTTGTCTATGCTGGTCGAAGATGTGGCAGGTTCATGCCCTGCCGCGAACACGCCGTTCGCGATGGTATGCACTGAGTGTGAAGATCTTTCGAACGGGATAAGCATTCGGATCACACCGGGAATCATTACTCGATTTTCAGCGATTCGATATCCATTCCTGATCCGCAATCGCGGGAACGCCGGTTGACGACCTGCGTCAGCCACGATTCGGTCGGCCATGCAAATGGTCGGAATTTCTCCACCGTGCCTGTCTGGTCCTGATACAACAATGCCCGGCCTGGACCCAGACTGGCCGCGACAGGTGAATCGACAAGACTGGCTGAATCTGTCTGGTTCATTCGCAGGATGATCCTGTTTTCAAATTCCCTCAGCAGAGAACTTGTCAGCCATCGCATCGCATTATTGAACGTGTCGGCCCACACCACCACATGAATTCCGACCAGTGGACCGCGACGAATCAGGTCAGTGAACATTGACGACGGTGTTTCTGTTTTCGGTTCCCCAAAATTCCCCAGACCGAAGTTATCGTCTTCTCGCTTCAATTCACGGAACTGCCCGATGTCCCGGATGATCAGCAGAACATCGGCTGTCTGTGCATGGTCAGCCAGTTGTTCACGGCGTTGCAGTTCCCTGACGCTCGCCTGAATCACATCGACACACGCATCTGCGGTATGCAGTTTGATTCCCGGAGCAGCACCGGAAGCTGCCAGCTGTTTGAACCGCTCTGTCGATTCTTCATGTCGACTGCTGTGCAGTACAGTGACGTTTGCTTTGGTGTCTGCTTCGGCACAGGCACTTAATGCGATTAATCCCAGTATACGGTCGATGAGGAGTTCATCCTGGCCGACGAGCAGCAGATTTTGTCCGGCTGATCTGCGTAGTTCGATATGTGTTGGTGCACTGATCGCGACCGGTTCGCCCAGCCAGAGCGGCCTCGTGTCAATACTCTGACGAGTTGCATCCGACACGGTACTGAATGTCGCCTGCAGCGGGCCACACTGTTCCACCGTAGGAGTGACATTACCGTCAAAGACAATCATTGACGATTCACCGTCAGGCAGGTCCGAGCGATTGTTGAGCTGTCGGATCATGTCCTCGCGAATTTCTTCTTCCAGCCAGGCAATTTGAAACGGATGATTACCCTCTTTAAGTCCGTTGGCATCGTTGTAGATTGCTTCACCAGGTCGCGTCAGCAATCGAGCAGCCGCATTTTCATCGCTGAGAATCAAATGTGCGTCACTGTCACTGCACTGTAAAGCGACGCGGACCGCCACCTGACCCATGGTACTGCGGGCGAGCGAGTAGGCTCCACCCAGCGTCTGTGAACCCAGCATGACATGGATTCCAAATGCACGCCCCTGACGAATAAGTCGATCCAGCAGCAGAGATGCTCTGGACGCGATGCGATCTTCTGCAACGAAGAACTCCTGAAATTCGTCAATCAACAGCAGCAGGCGTGGCATCGTTTCCCCCGGATACTCCTTTCGAAACGACGGCAGATCCTGAATTCCGCGTGATCGAAACAAGTCTCCTCGTTCCTGCAGGATCACGTCGAGTCGTTCCAGAACACTCAATCCGAATTCCCGGTCGCTCTCAATCGCCACTACGCGGGCATGCGGCAGTCGGTTAGCAGCATAGGTGCGAAACTCGACGCCCTTCTTGAAGTCGATAAGATAAAATCGGATCTCCGCCGGACTGTAATGCAGCGCCAGGTTTGTGATTACGATATGCAGAAATGTTGATTTCCCGGATCCGGTCTTACCGGCCACCAGGACATGTTGTGATGTTCCTCTCCCCAGTCTCATGTATTGCAGGCGCGCTGCACCGGCTCGTCCGATGGGCAGGTCAATACTTTCGGCGGTGCTCTGCTTCCAGATGGCATCCTGACGCGGGGCAATGCGGCGGAAACTCACTTCAACACGGCGTGCGTTTTTCGACTTTTCTCCGACTGCCTTTACGATGTTGACGAAGTCCGTGGCAGTCGGTTCCGGAACGGGTTCAAACAGAAGTGATTCCGGAAGCTCCCTTGTCGGAACTACCGTTTGATTCCGTACGCGGAAAGCTGCTAGGTTCCCCAGCATGTCCTCCATATCGATTCCCGTCGGACCGGCGAGCGATGGATTCCAGGCAATCATGGTGTATACACCGCAGCTGGGCCCACTGGTCAGAATGGAGGAAAGGTGACGGACAGATTCCTCGGAAAATGCCTGCGGAAAGTCGGCCACAACAACGAAGTGATACGGTTCCGCCACCTCATCAGCAGATTTGTTGTATTCTTCGATCGTTGAGAACTCACTTCGAAGATAGGTCTGGAAGACGTTCTCCATGTGTTCTGTTGTTTTACGCAGCTGACTTCGAATTTGTGACTCGTCAGTCCGAATCCGGCTGTGAATCAGTAGATCATCGTAGTCGGTCAGATGCATCATCGCGGAGAAACTCTGACCCAGGCCCACCGGATCGATCAGAGTCAGGCGAATACGACCGGGTGGTATCAGTGTGAGCAGTCGCAGAATTTGAGTTCTCAGGAAACTCAGAGCAGCTTCACGACCGGCTGAATCATGTTTCACCAGAATTGAGGAGTCGTCGGGGAACGTCAGAATTGCCGGCATCTCCATACACAGATTCGTTGTCGATGGCTGTGCAGCAGATTCCGGTGCCTTTGGAAGAGTGACCAGCAGATCGCCGGGTGACATTGCCGATGGCATTTGCTCCGGTGCGTTCCATTCGGTGTCGTGCAGCGACGGCCAGCGGTGACCGCGCAGGCCGGTCTGCATGGATTCCTGGGTTAGCTGACGGACAGTCGACAGCTGTTGATTCCACTGTTCAGTCAGTCGATCGGCCGTGGCCCGTGTTTTCTGAGTCTCTCCAT
It includes:
- a CDS encoding Na/Pi cotransporter family protein, producing the protein MDITHLFQLTCELVGGLGLFLLGMKNMSDGMQAVAGASLRRMISAVTNNRIMATIVGVIVTCVVQSSSITTVMVVGFVNSGLMQLTQAVGVIMGANIGTTITGWILVLKIGKYGLPILGASAFVNLFAKSDRWRYWAMALMGVGMVFFGLELMKEACTIIRDTPDFKSWFQRFQADSYFGVLQCAFAGCVLTTLVQSSSATLAITISLATQGVISYETAAALVLGENIGTTITALLASLGATTNARRAAYFHVIFNLIGVLWITFIFQWYIQLIQTMIDVDVNELILKDGDATYPNRTAAIAATHTVFNVANTILFLPIAPMLVKLLTWIVPAKEFKEKPRLTDLDIRMLETPLLAIEQSRREIEKMGTGCSRMLEWLHELRQQNNPDKAMADRLRHREQVLDSIQDEVTEFVTNLLSANIPHTVADEARGQLRMADEYESISDYIVDLDKFDRKLRQNGHRFSEKQRRELNQLNVQLSDYVGAVNEAMVQENRNVLTKTENMAKRIGSEVKQLRRGHLDELSAGTTAPVVSVAFLAALNAYSRVVDHSWNIAEIVSGEK